One Methanobacterium sp. genomic region harbors:
- a CDS encoding symporter small accessory protein, which yields MVLGIDDPWVWSAYILTILSMLLCVIYGALNWNKGDEDEETQVKEEMEWHKKEKEMEEKELGIWDEEG from the coding sequence GTGGTCCTAGGAATAGATGATCCATGGGTTTGGAGTGCTTATATCTTAACTATATTAAGTATGCTTTTGTGTGTGATCTATGGAGCCTTAAATTGGAATAAAGGCGATGAAGACGAAGAAACACAAGTTAAAGAAGAAATGGAATGGCATAAAAAAGAAAAAGAGATGGAAGAAAAAGAATTAGGGATATGGGATGAAGAAGGATAG
- a CDS encoding ATP-binding protein, whose product MELKSLFSLNETDYLTIFENTQEEIHIHELVHDRHNKVIDFAFKYINPASALNSTASKEKIIGKRASEIYKSPRAIADYVKAANEIIRTQKSKKFETYFESLNKHFAVSAFFLNGLFVTVGRDISEQKEAENQIMIQAEILSEVRDAVIAVDDANHITYWNKGAEDLYGFKSEEVLSKIFTDVVNYRWLNVEDRKNAHQRLKTIGKWHGENLSTKKNGEEIYVESSIHAFKDNKGNYIGTISVIHDLTEPVHIKQALEKNYNRLQEAQRIGHIGNWEWDIPSNVITLSEGMYQIYGINSSNLVKYDTILNMILPEDQDIVNYNLEKALRERKPFKYEIRIRRQDENIRIISCRGEVVTDFAGHPLNIICVEQDITERKEIEYALGEAKNELESKVKRRTRELKETNERLQRELEERKITENKLKKSQKNLKSLIEELKRSNEELQQFAYVSSHDLQEPLRTITSFTQLIERRYKDKLDSDADEFIEYIVDAAKRMQTLINDLLNYSRVATRGKEFELTNTEEILENTKFNLYASIKENSAQITHENLPKMMADKRQMIQLFQNLIGNAIKFKKPDEPPKIHIKARKDKNRNENVFSVHDNGIGMDPQYAERIFIIFQRLHTQDEYEGTGIGLAVSKRIVERHGGHIWVESEPGAGSTFYFTIPERSLQKSQNTKN is encoded by the coding sequence ATGGAATTAAAAAGCCTGTTTTCGCTAAATGAAACGGACTACTTAACCATATTCGAAAATACACAAGAGGAAATACATATCCATGAATTAGTACATGATAGGCACAATAAAGTTATAGACTTTGCTTTTAAATATATAAATCCGGCTTCCGCGCTTAACTCGACTGCATCAAAGGAAAAAATAATTGGCAAACGTGCCAGCGAGATATATAAATCTCCAAGAGCCATAGCAGATTATGTAAAAGCCGCTAATGAAATTATCAGAACTCAGAAAAGTAAAAAATTCGAAACATACTTCGAATCATTAAACAAACACTTCGCAGTATCTGCATTTTTTTTAAATGGATTATTTGTAACAGTTGGCCGTGATATTAGCGAACAAAAAGAAGCTGAAAATCAGATTATGATCCAGGCAGAAATATTATCCGAAGTAAGAGATGCTGTAATTGCAGTTGACGATGCAAACCATATAACCTACTGGAATAAAGGAGCCGAAGATCTATACGGCTTTAAATCAGAAGAAGTACTGAGTAAAATATTTACCGATGTTGTTAACTACCGCTGGTTAAATGTAGAAGACAGAAAAAATGCTCATCAAAGACTTAAAACTATAGGAAAATGGCACGGGGAAAATTTAAGTACCAAAAAGAATGGAGAGGAAATTTATGTTGAATCCTCAATTCACGCATTTAAAGACAATAAAGGTAATTATATTGGTACAATTTCTGTAATACATGATCTTACCGAGCCTGTACATATAAAACAAGCACTGGAAAAGAACTATAACCGACTTCAAGAAGCCCAGAGAATAGGCCATATTGGTAACTGGGAATGGGATATCCCAAGTAACGTAATAACCCTCTCTGAAGGCATGTACCAAATTTATGGGATTAATTCATCTAATTTAGTAAAATATGACACTATTTTGAATATGATCCTTCCAGAAGATCAGGATATTGTTAATTATAACCTTGAAAAAGCCCTTAGAGAACGTAAACCATTTAAATATGAAATTAGAATACGCCGTCAGGATGAGAATATCAGAATAATCTCATGCCGTGGAGAAGTAGTTACTGACTTTGCAGGACATCCTCTAAACATTATCTGTGTCGAACAGGATATTACAGAACGTAAAGAAATTGAATATGCTCTTGGCGAAGCAAAAAATGAATTAGAATCAAAAGTAAAAAGACGGACGCGGGAATTAAAAGAAACTAACGAACGCCTTCAAAGAGAACTTGAAGAACGAAAAATTACAGAAAATAAACTTAAGAAAAGTCAAAAAAATCTTAAATCACTTATAGAAGAGTTAAAACGTTCTAATGAGGAACTGCAGCAGTTTGCTTATGTATCATCACATGATCTTCAAGAACCTCTCAGGACTATTACCAGTTTTACCCAGCTAATTGAACGTCGTTATAAGGATAAGTTAGATTCAGATGCTGATGAGTTTATTGAATATATTGTAGATGCCGCAAAAAGGATGCAAACATTAATTAACGACCTCCTAAACTATTCACGCGTAGCAACAAGAGGAAAAGAGTTTGAACTAACCAATACCGAAGAAATCCTGGAAAACACAAAATTCAATCTTTATGCGTCTATAAAAGAAAATAGTGCCCAAATTACCCATGAAAACCTTCCCAAAATGATGGCAGATAAAAGACAGATGATTCAACTGTTCCAGAATCTAATTGGAAATGCCATTAAATTTAAAAAGCCAGATGAACCTCCTAAAATTCACATCAAAGCTCGTAAAGATAAAAATAGAAATGAAAATGTTTTCAGCGTCCATGACAATGGAATTGGAATGGATCCACAGTATGCAGAGCGTATTTTTATAATATTTCAGAGGTTACATACTCAAGATGAATACGAGGGTACAGGAATCGGACTTGCAGTCTCTAAGAGAATTGTTGAACGTCATGGTGGGCATATCTGGGTTGAGTCTGAACCGGGTGCAGGTTCAACATTTTACTTCACAATTCCTGAAAGAAGCCTTCAAAAAAGCCAGAATACTAAAAATTAA
- a CDS encoding sodium:solute symporter family protein, with the protein MDLFALIVVALVYLLIIGYVGYIAWKRTKSADDYMVAGRETHPYIMALSYGATFISTAAIVGFGGVAANYGMGILWLVFLNIIIGIFIAFVFFGKRTRKMGHNLNALTFPEFLSRRFDSKFIQYFSGAVIFVGMPLYASAVLIGMARFVQTTLQIDYNIALVVMALIVAVYVIFGGIRGVMYTDALQGTIMFFGMLILLITIYWLTGGVTAGNQALTNLVNVVPASATANATATGFTGWTSMPALGSPFWWTLISSLILGVGIGVLSQPQLAVRFMTVKSNKELNRAVAIGGLFIFMTTFAAYIVGSLSNVYFFQHTGMTAVQAAGGNLDSVIPTFISAAMPLWFAYVFMIVLLSAAMSTLSAQFHVQGTALGRDIYETISNKKKGSSVNVARIGILIAVIIAVILGFILPGSIVAVGTSIWFGITAAAFLSIYTAAIYWKKATKAGVIAGLVFGTFASFFWLVFQYKKSAEALGICKVLTGNTVLITASPWPTIDPIVIGLPVAAIVTIIVCLITKPPSKEHVDKCFNGIK; encoded by the coding sequence GTGGATTTATTTGCATTAATTGTTGTAGCACTGGTTTATCTCCTCATAATAGGATATGTAGGTTACATAGCCTGGAAGCGAACCAAAAGTGCCGATGATTATATGGTTGCAGGAAGAGAAACTCACCCATACATCATGGCCCTCAGTTATGGTGCAACGTTTATCAGTACTGCAGCAATTGTAGGATTTGGTGGTGTAGCCGCCAATTATGGTATGGGAATTTTATGGCTTGTATTTTTAAACATCATTATAGGAATTTTTATAGCGTTTGTATTCTTTGGAAAACGTACCCGAAAAATGGGACATAACTTAAATGCCCTCACATTTCCAGAATTCCTTTCGCGCCGTTTCGATAGTAAATTTATTCAGTACTTCTCAGGAGCTGTAATATTTGTAGGAATGCCATTATACGCATCAGCAGTTTTAATTGGTATGGCAAGATTTGTTCAAACGACTCTCCAAATTGATTATAACATAGCTTTAGTTGTAATGGCCCTTATTGTGGCAGTATATGTTATATTTGGAGGTATAAGGGGAGTAATGTATACTGATGCCCTTCAAGGAACAATCATGTTCTTTGGAATGCTTATTCTACTAATTACTATTTACTGGCTTACAGGAGGCGTTACCGCAGGTAACCAGGCCCTCACAAATCTAGTCAATGTGGTACCAGCCAGCGCCACGGCAAATGCTACAGCCACTGGATTTACAGGATGGACTTCCATGCCTGCATTAGGCAGTCCATTCTGGTGGACTCTGATTTCAAGCCTTATTTTAGGTGTTGGTATAGGTGTTTTATCACAACCACAACTTGCAGTAAGGTTCATGACAGTTAAATCCAACAAAGAACTGAACAGAGCGGTAGCGATAGGTGGTCTCTTCATATTCATGACCACATTTGCAGCTTACATCGTAGGGTCTCTCTCCAATGTTTATTTCTTCCAGCATACAGGAATGACCGCAGTTCAAGCTGCAGGGGGCAACCTTGATTCAGTCATACCTACATTCATCAGCGCTGCCATGCCTTTATGGTTTGCATATGTTTTTATGATTGTTCTGCTTTCAGCAGCCATGTCTACACTTTCTGCCCAATTCCACGTGCAGGGTACTGCTCTTGGAAGGGATATATATGAAACTATATCCAATAAGAAAAAAGGATCTTCAGTAAATGTAGCACGTATAGGTATCCTAATAGCAGTTATAATAGCAGTAATTCTTGGATTTATCCTTCCTGGAAGCATAGTTGCTGTAGGAACATCAATATGGTTTGGTATAACCGCTGCAGCATTCCTTTCAATATACACGGCTGCTATATACTGGAAGAAAGCTACAAAAGCAGGAGTTATTGCAGGACTTGTATTTGGAACTTTTGCCAGTTTCTTCTGGCTAGTATTCCAGTACAAAAAATCAGCAGAGGCACTTGGTATTTGCAAGGTACTTACAGGTAATACAGTTCTTATAACTGCAAGTCCATGGCCTACTATAGACCCTATTGTCATAGGTCTTCCAGTAGCAGCAATTGTAACTATCATAGTGTGTTTAATTACCAAACCTCCAAGTAAAGAACACGTAGACAAGTGCTTTAACGGAATAAAATAA
- a CDS encoding ACT domain-containing protein encodes MKVKQLSIFLENRKGRMRKALDVLEEGGVNIRALSIADTSDFGILRLIVPEPDKTKKLLEDNNFIVKIGEVIAVRMQDQPGGLGKILGILDDNDINLEYLYAFVEEKENGAIVLLHPENIDGGIKALQDGGAEVIPAKDIYGL; translated from the coding sequence ATGAAAGTAAAACAGTTGTCCATATTTTTGGAAAATAGGAAAGGAAGGATGAGGAAAGCTCTAGATGTGCTTGAGGAAGGTGGGGTCAATATAAGGGCTCTTTCAATTGCAGACACTTCTGATTTTGGAATTTTAAGGTTAATAGTTCCAGAACCTGATAAAACTAAAAAATTGCTTGAAGACAACAACTTCATTGTAAAAATTGGGGAAGTAATTGCCGTTAGAATGCAGGATCAGCCTGGAGGATTGGGTAAAATCCTGGGAATTCTCGATGATAATGATATTAACCTTGAATATCTTTATGCATTCGTAGAAGAAAAAGAAAATGGAGCTATCGTTTTATTACATCCAGAAAATATCGATGGTGGAATTAAAGCACTTCAAGATGGCGGTGCAGAGGTTATACCTGCTAAAGATATTTATGGGTTATAA
- a CDS encoding phenylacetate--CoA ligase: MIWNEKAECMSENDKEALQLERLQMAVKRAYESVPYYKKRFDELGVKPEDIKTLKDIEKLPFTTKDDLRDAYPFGMFAVPRKEIVEVHTSSGTTGKPTVSGYTRGDLEIWGEVMARGLCMFGVTDDDIIQNTHGYGLFTGGFGVHYGAQKMGATVIPISTGQTKRQIEIMQDFGTSVMIFTPSYGLYLAEEIEEEGIDTKTIGLKAIGFGAEMWTEEMRQEIQKRFNAPAYNIYGLTEVIGPGVGLECSERDGLHISEDHFYPEIIDSDTHNVLPDGEKGELVLTTLTREGTPLIRFRTKDVTKLTRGKCGCGRTLVKMDRVTGRTDDMMKIRGVSVFPSQIEKALLRIDEVEPHYQIIVTRPHLMDEVEVQVEASESLFSDEIKELVGIREKIEDYIHSEIGLRVKVTLVEPKTLPRSEGKAVRVIDKREL, from the coding sequence ATGATTTGGAATGAAAAAGCAGAGTGCATGTCAGAAAACGATAAAGAAGCATTACAACTTGAAAGACTACAAATGGCAGTGAAAAGAGCATATGAAAGCGTTCCATATTATAAAAAGCGTTTTGATGAACTGGGTGTTAAACCTGAGGATATTAAAACTCTTAAAGACATTGAAAAGCTCCCATTTACTACAAAGGACGATTTAAGGGATGCTTATCCATTTGGAATGTTTGCAGTACCTAGAAAGGAGATTGTGGAAGTGCATACTTCTTCAGGGACAACAGGAAAACCAACCGTGTCCGGGTACACTCGAGGAGACCTTGAAATTTGGGGCGAAGTTATGGCACGTGGTCTATGTATGTTTGGAGTAACTGACGATGATATAATTCAAAATACTCACGGTTATGGTTTATTTACTGGAGGATTTGGGGTGCATTACGGTGCCCAAAAAATGGGTGCAACTGTTATACCAATTTCAACAGGGCAGACAAAACGCCAGATTGAAATCATGCAGGACTTTGGAACAAGTGTCATGATTTTCACACCTTCATATGGATTATATCTTGCTGAAGAGATTGAAGAAGAAGGAATTGATACGAAAACTATTGGCCTTAAGGCTATAGGTTTTGGTGCGGAAATGTGGACAGAAGAAATGCGTCAGGAGATCCAGAAAAGGTTTAACGCACCTGCATATAATATATATGGACTTACTGAGGTAATTGGGCCAGGAGTAGGTCTTGAATGCAGCGAAAGGGACGGACTTCATATTTCTGAAGATCATTTTTATCCGGAGATCATAGATTCTGATACTCATAATGTATTGCCAGATGGTGAAAAGGGAGAACTTGTTTTAACGACATTAACACGTGAAGGTACTCCATTAATCCGTTTTAGGACAAAAGATGTAACTAAACTTACAAGGGGTAAATGTGGATGTGGAAGAACTCTTGTTAAGATGGATAGAGTTACTGGACGTACCGATGATATGATGAAAATCAGGGGAGTTTCAGTATTCCCATCGCAGATTGAAAAAGCACTTCTTAGAATAGATGAAGTGGAGCCTCACTACCAGATTATTGTCACACGGCCTCATTTGATGGATGAAGTTGAGGTACAGGTTGAAGCTTCAGAAAGTCTTTTTTCAGATGAAATTAAGGAACTTGTGGGTATAAGGGAGAAAATTGAAGATTATATCCACAGTGAAATTGGTCTAAGGGTTAAAGTAACACTTGTTGAGCCAAAAACACTGCCAAGAAGTGAAGGAAAAGCAGTAAGGGTTATAGACAAAAGGGAATTATAA
- a CDS encoding PAS domain S-box protein: protein MKKNKNPLKGNLENTQRVNSEIEKKQLSAIVENIPAGIIIAEAPSGKFIMANKQIANIWHYPQTARADEFKKYRGFHPDGTPYKSYEWPLSRSIRTGEVVKDEEIEILRGDGTKGWISVCSLPITDDEGNIILGIVMDLDITERKHAENELKENKMRLETIIRGSPVLTFIIGRDHKVNYWNRAMEEYSGIKAEDIVGTEDQWKALYSEKRPTVADLLIEKDYERISKWHSGKCRRSKIVSGAYELENFFPAMGKEGRWLRATVSIIEDHEDNIMGAMEVLEDITERKHAEEKLKEARDNLEEQVKERTAELRESEEKFRTLYDDNPFMYFTINTDFTVLSVNHFGAELLGYTVPELIGQPLLKIFYEKDIEFAEQNLRNAIKNYGQIFHWELRKVRKDGSILWVKETTRATKRSDGKILVFTACGDITDRKRTENALKESEKKFRELFNKALDIIVLSEVQEDMIPGQFIEVNEAAVKILGYSKEEFSNMTPLDLFAPDSKDQIPKISAELKKRGSTLFEAKSVTKSRGEIPVEVNVHIFKLRGKDVALSMARNITDRKRAEEALKESEEKFREIFNNANDMITVSEIKGDIPGRFIEVNEVGLKMLGYTKEEFLNMTPFDIVSSESSVSVSDVISEMSKKGYARHESIIVSKDGFNIPVEIATHFFKLKGKDMILAVSRDITDRKRAEEALKESEKKFRELFDQATDMITLSEVNDDGTINGFIEVNETASKRLGYSKNELLNMDALDIYSDTSAILKMTLEMFKKGYSIIENVQIAKDGRKIPVELNTHLFNLEGKNVVLSISRDITERKKAEEELRRSETILEEASHISKIGAYEWNIKKDEFILSGEGQRIYGVKESKLPFEEIIKVVYPADVMMVRRALNESLKTFKPYDLEHRINRPDGEIRYIHTRSSVLLDDEGKPDKMYGVTEDITERKHAEEQIKRLADIVDSSDDAIIGEDLNGIILSWNKGAEKIYGYSAKEMVGKSILNLAPNSERERTSKLLEKVKSGRKVAHYEAQRMKKNGIKIDILVTLSPIKNVDGEITGISAIVRDITERKKAEKALLESEEKLNATIKSSPDSIISADLNLNIISCNQASVDMYAASSSEKLIGLNALELIYPKDRPTLIEATKIALSEQRSVTLELNSITLDGKKVFPVEISGNSIRDAEGNPVGFVAITKDITERKNAEKERETLIGELERSNQELQQFAYIASHDLQEPLRTISSFTQLLARRYKGQIDKDADEFIDFIVDGTNRMQAMIKDLLKYSRVQTRGEEFKPTDVQNALDKALFNLKVTIDENNAEITHDKLPIVTADEKQLIQLFQNLIGNAIKFKKPDEPPKIHILSRKDEESNEYILGVSDNGIGMDQQYAGRIFELFQRLHTRDEYKGTGIGLAVAKKIVERHGGRIWVESEQGVGSTFYFAIPIKEESE, encoded by the coding sequence TTGAAAAAGAATAAAAATCCATTAAAAGGAAATTTGGAAAATACTCAAAGAGTAAATTCTGAAATTGAGAAAAAACAGCTAAGTGCAATAGTAGAAAATATTCCTGCAGGAATTATTATTGCAGAAGCTCCTTCTGGAAAATTCATTATGGCTAATAAGCAAATTGCAAATATATGGCATTATCCGCAAACAGCCCGTGCTGATGAATTTAAGAAATATAGAGGTTTTCATCCAGATGGTACTCCTTATAAATCTTATGAATGGCCATTATCCCGTTCAATTAGAACTGGTGAAGTAGTTAAAGATGAAGAAATTGAAATTTTACGTGGGGACGGTACAAAAGGATGGATAAGTGTTTGCTCTTTGCCGATAACTGATGATGAAGGAAATATTATTTTAGGAATTGTGATGGATCTGGACATAACGGAACGTAAGCACGCAGAAAATGAACTAAAAGAGAATAAAATGAGATTAGAAACCATAATTAGGGGATCTCCAGTTCTTACATTTATAATAGGTCGAGATCATAAGGTTAATTATTGGAACAGGGCTATGGAAGAATATAGTGGGATTAAAGCTGAAGATATAGTTGGAACAGAAGATCAATGGAAAGCACTCTACAGTGAAAAAAGGCCAACTGTCGCTGATCTATTAATAGAAAAAGATTATGAAAGGATTTCAAAATGGCACAGTGGAAAATGTAGGCGGTCTAAAATTGTAAGTGGGGCATATGAACTTGAAAATTTTTTCCCTGCTATGGGTAAAGAAGGTAGATGGCTGCGCGCCACAGTAAGCATTATTGAAGACCATGAAGATAACATAATGGGTGCTATGGAAGTACTTGAGGATATAACTGAGCGCAAACATGCAGAGGAAAAATTAAAAGAAGCTCGTGATAATTTAGAAGAACAGGTTAAAGAACGAACTGCAGAACTCCGAGAAAGTGAAGAGAAATTCCGTACTTTATATGATGATAATCCCTTCATGTACTTCACTATAAATACTGATTTTACTGTATTATCTGTAAATCACTTTGGGGCTGAGTTACTGGGTTATACAGTCCCTGAATTAATTGGCCAGCCGTTGTTGAAGATATTCTACGAGAAAGACATAGAATTTGCAGAACAGAACTTAAGAAATGCCATTAAAAATTATGGTCAGATTTTTCACTGGGAACTACGTAAAGTTCGTAAAGATGGAAGTATACTATGGGTAAAAGAAACGACACGTGCAACAAAGAGATCTGACGGAAAAATCCTTGTTTTTACGGCATGTGGAGATATTACAGATCGTAAGCGCACGGAAAATGCTTTGAAAGAGAGCGAGAAGAAGTTCCGTGAGCTGTTTAATAAAGCTCTAGACATAATAGTGCTATCGGAAGTTCAAGAAGATATGATACCAGGACAATTTATTGAAGTAAATGAAGCCGCAGTTAAAATATTGGGCTACAGTAAAGAAGAATTTTCCAATATGACTCCTCTAGATTTATTTGCACCAGATAGTAAAGACCAGATACCAAAAATCTCGGCAGAACTTAAAAAAAGAGGATCTACTCTATTTGAGGCAAAAAGTGTTACTAAAAGCAGGGGAGAAATACCTGTTGAGGTTAATGTACATATTTTCAAGCTCAGAGGAAAAGATGTAGCTCTCTCTATGGCCCGTAATATTACAGATCGTAAGCGCGCAGAAGAAGCGTTAAAAGAGAGTGAAGAAAAATTCCGTGAAATTTTCAATAATGCAAATGATATGATAACTGTATCTGAAATTAAAGGAGATATACCTGGAAGATTTATTGAAGTAAATGAAGTTGGGTTAAAAATGTTGGGCTATACTAAGGAAGAATTTTTAAATATGACACCTTTTGATATAGTCTCTTCTGAATCCTCTGTTTCTGTATCGGATGTAATATCAGAAATGTCAAAAAAGGGATATGCAAGACATGAAAGTATAATTGTATCTAAAGATGGTTTTAATATACCTGTTGAGATTGCAACACATTTCTTCAAGCTCAAAGGAAAAGATATGATTCTAGCTGTTTCTAGGGACATTACAGATCGTAAACGTGCAGAGGAAGCTTTAAAAGAGAGTGAAAAGAAATTCCGTGAATTATTTGATCAAGCAACGGATATGATTACTTTATCTGAGGTAAATGATGACGGCACTATAAATGGATTTATTGAAGTAAATGAAACTGCATCTAAACGATTAGGATATAGTAAAAATGAATTATTAAATATGGATGCTTTAGATATATATTCAGACACTTCTGCTATATTAAAAATGACATTGGAAATGTTTAAAAAAGGATATTCAATAATTGAAAATGTTCAGATAGCTAAAGATGGAAGGAAGATACCTGTTGAACTTAATACTCATCTTTTTAACTTAGAAGGAAAAAATGTCGTTCTTTCTATTTCTCGTGATATTACTGAGCGTAAAAAAGCTGAAGAAGAACTTAGAAGGAGTGAAACTATTTTAGAAGAGGCTTCACATATTTCTAAAATAGGTGCTTATGAATGGAATATAAAAAAAGATGAATTTATATTGTCTGGGGAAGGACAGCGAATTTATGGAGTTAAAGAGAGTAAATTACCTTTTGAAGAGATTATAAAAGTAGTTTATCCTGCTGATGTCATGATGGTTCGAAGAGCATTGAATGAATCATTAAAAACTTTTAAGCCATATGATTTAGAACACCGCATAAACCGGCCTGATGGTGAAATAAGGTATATACATACTCGAAGTAGTGTTTTATTAGATGATGAAGGAAAGCCTGACAAGATGTACGGTGTAACAGAGGATATAACAGAACGTAAACATGCTGAAGAGCAAATTAAGAGATTAGCAGACATAGTTGATTCATCGGATGATGCTATTATCGGCGAAGATTTAAACGGGATAATATTAAGCTGGAATAAGGGGGCTGAAAAAATATATGGTTATTCTGCCAAGGAAATGGTAGGAAAGTCCATATTAAATTTAGCTCCTAATTCTGAACGTGAAAGAACATCTAAACTTCTAGAAAAAGTTAAAAGCGGCAGAAAAGTAGCTCATTATGAAGCTCAAAGGATGAAAAAGAATGGGATTAAGATAGATATTCTGGTGACATTATCACCTATTAAAAATGTTGATGGAGAGATTACAGGAATTTCTGCAATTGTAAGAGATATAACTGAGCGTAAAAAAGCTGAAAAAGCATTATTAGAAAGTGAGGAAAAGTTAAATGCCACTATTAAATCATCTCCGGATTCTATTATATCTGCTGATTTAAATTTAAATATAATTTCATGTAACCAGGCAAGTGTGGATATGTACGCTGCATCATCAAGCGAAAAATTAATAGGGCTAAATGCATTGGAGTTGATATATCCAAAAGACAGACCAACATTAATAGAAGCTACAAAAATAGCTTTATCTGAGCAAAGAAGTGTAACTTTAGAACTTAATTCTATTACTTTAGATGGTAAGAAAGTTTTTCCTGTAGAAATTTCGGGAAATAGTATCCGTGACGCTGAAGGTAATCCAGTTGGATTTGTAGCTATAACTAAAGACATTACTGAACGTAAGAATGCAGAAAAAGAACGTGAAACTCTTATTGGGGAATTAGAACGTTCTAATCAAGAGTTACAGCAGTTTGCTTATATTGCATCACATGACCTTCAGGAGCCGTTAAGGACGATTTCAAGCTTTACACAACTTTTGGCACGACGATATAAGGGCCAGATTGATAAAGATGCTGATGAATTCATAGATTTTATAGTGGATGGAACAAATAGAATGCAGGCAATGATAAAGGATTTACTGAAGTATTCAAGAGTTCAGACAAGGGGTGAAGAATTTAAACCAACAGATGTGCAAAATGCTCTTGATAAAGCATTATTTAACCTTAAGGTGACTATTGATGAAAATAATGCAGAAATTACTCATGATAAACTTCCTATTGTAACTGCAGATGAGAAACAGCTTATACAGCTTTTCCAAAATTTAATTGGAAATGCCATTAAATTTAAAAAGCCAGATGAACCTCCTAAAATCCATATTTTATCTAGAAAAGATGAAGAAAGTAATGAATATATTTTAGGAGTTTCTGATAATGGTATTGGGATGGATCAGCAGTATGCAGGACGGATTTTTGAGTTATTCCAGAGATTGCATACAAGAGATGAATATAAAGGAACTGGAATTGGGCTGGCAGTTGCAAAAAAAATAGTAGAACGCCACGGTGGAAGGATATGGGTAGAGTCTGAACAGGGTGTTGGTTCAACATTCTATTTTGCGATACCAATAAAAGAAGAATCAGAATAA
- a CDS encoding MBL fold metallo-hydrolase, which yields MDRKTFDVKKHDFKEWDSLFNNPQPITIKSFITGYVILNKRGALNPDHPKAGVIENELLEVPVLAHWIHHEKLGDYLIDTGLDSSYHDDPHGNMKGLFAKLFIKTNLFVDEYKQAENQNIGYHIEKNRIKLKGVFFTHIHSDHVAGTRELPKNITYIVSKEEKYHDYKPFFYGDYLKGVKTLYEIDFKDAADMPILGKCIDIFGDGSLWAISTPGHTKGHTSFLINALNGPVLLAGDVCYIKLSLKNGIAPSSYTEDVEVNQRSFDKIIEFKRAYPQIKIICGHEIS from the coding sequence ATGGATAGAAAAACATTTGATGTCAAAAAACATGATTTTAAAGAATGGGACTCCCTATTTAATAATCCTCAGCCCATAACAATTAAAAGTTTCATTACAGGATATGTAATATTAAATAAACGAGGCGCACTGAACCCAGACCATCCAAAAGCAGGAGTTATTGAAAATGAACTTTTAGAGGTTCCAGTACTAGCCCACTGGATCCACCATGAGAAACTGGGCGATTATTTAATAGATACAGGTTTAGATAGCTCATATCATGATGATCCACATGGAAATATGAAAGGATTGTTTGCAAAACTATTTATAAAGACCAATTTATTTGTAGATGAATACAAACAGGCTGAAAATCAAAATATCGGTTACCATATTGAAAAAAATAGAATTAAATTAAAAGGAGTCTTTTTTACCCACATCCACTCTGATCACGTTGCCGGAACACGTGAATTGCCTAAAAATATCACATATATTGTCAGTAAAGAAGAAAAATACCATGACTATAAACCGTTCTTCTATGGAGATTACCTGAAAGGTGTAAAAACACTTTATGAAATTGATTTTAAAGATGCTGCAGATATGCCCATTCTAGGCAAGTGCATTGATATTTTTGGCGATGGATCTCTGTGGGCAATATCAACACCAGGACATACTAAAGGCCATACCTCTTTTTTAATTAACGCTTTAAATGGCCCTGTCTTATTAGCTGGAGATGTTTGCTATATTAAATTAAGTTTAAAAAACGGAATAGCGCCCAGCAGCTATACTGAAGATGTTGAAGTTAATCAAAGATCTTTTGACAAAATAATTGAGTTTAAAAGGGCTTATCCCCAAATTAAAATCATTTGTGGGCATGAAATATCCTAA